Below is a window of Tolypothrix bouteillei VB521301 DNA.
CACACTTCTATCCGCACTACCACTGGCAATTTGCTGGCTATCAGGGCTGATAGCAACAGACAAAACAGAATCACTATGTCCTGTTAGGGAATTGTTTTGCTTACCTGTATTTATATCCCACAACTTGATAGTTTTGTCATAACTTCCACTGGCTAAAATTTGTCCGTTAGAGGCGATCGCAACACAAGTTACTCTCCCCAAGTGTTTGTTAAAAGTGTGTAAAAGTTTTTTACTTTTTATCTGCCAAATTTTGATACTATTGTCACCACTTCCGCTTGCTAAAACTTCTCCATTTGGGCTAATTGCTAGAGAATTGATAGAGTAAGAATGTCCCTTAAGAACGTGTAGAAGTTGTTCTATAGCTATATGTGTTATTTTGATGGTCGTGTCCCGACCCCCGCTAAAGATAAATTGACCATCCAGACTTAAAACCAGGGAAAAAATGGGGGTTGAATGAATTTTGAGAGTCTTGAGGAGTTTCCCTGTCGCTACTTCCCAAATCATAACACTACAGTCATCGCTACCACTGACTAAAGTTTTGCTATCAGGACTAAATGCAAGGCATCTTACCCATTTATGATGACCGATGAGAGTATGTAACACTTTTCCGGTATTCAAATGCCAAATTTTAATCGTGTTATCACTACTTCCACTAGCAAAAGTTTGACCATCAGGACTAATTGCGATCGCCAAAACCCAATTGGCATGATTGAGTGTACGGACGCATTTCCAAGGAGAAGTGAATACTGATGTTTCACTTGATGGTTGTGATGGATTCTTAGGAGATTTTGAAGCTGGTGGTGCGGATTGATATTTTCTTGCTTCTCGTTCCAGTCTGGCTGCATTTCTAAAATCAGAAGCAGCTCTATTTTCCCAACCCATTTTTGAACAGGCAAGCCCTCGATATTTATAAGCTTCAAAGTAGTTGGGATTGAGGCGGATTGCTTGCGTAAAATTTTCTATTGCTTCAATATAATTTTTCCTTTGGGCTTGTTCCATACCCCATTTATAAAAAGTTTCGGCATCGGAGCGATTGGAGTAAATTGTTGTTTTTCCGGTTGAAGTTCCACCCCTAGAAGCAGATGCTTTTGCCAAACTTGGTTTTATAAACTTTAGTAATTCATAAGCTTGGTTGATTCTTTTAATTTTTTCCTCAGCCTCTTGCTTTTGCTCAGCTTCGGAAAAACGATCGGGATGCCAAGTTTTTGCCAGTTTGCGGTAAGCAAGCTTGACATCCTCAGGTGATGCATCAGGAGTCAAGCCAAGAATATCATAAGCACGCTTTATGTCCAGGCGATCGCTCATACTAGGAAAAATAATATCAATTGTAAATCCATGCTAACTTTTCTTAGAAATCCCTATCATTCCGTTCAAACACCCCACAGCGGTTACCACTGGGATGGTATGAGTCGCCGCTTCTTTGAAGGTTGGTATTATAGGGTCACTTTACCCCAAGAAGGCCAAACATTTGCTTTCATGTACTCAATAGAAGACCCAAAAGGCAATCAACCTCACAGTGGCGGTGCAGCACAAATTCTCGGTCCAAATGATGAGTACCTGTGGCGTACCTTTCCCGATACCAGTAAATTTTGGGGAAGTCCGCAGCGACTGGGCTTGGGACATTGGGGGAAAACAAACCGCAAGACCCAACCGACTTATCTACACCCTGAGGAATTTGAACGCGATATTTTAGAAGGCTACCAAGCAACAGCAACCCTAAACCAAGGATTTATCAAAGACCCTGCAAGCGGTCAATATTGCCGTTGGCAATATGAAATTCAACCCATCTACGGCTGGGGCGATCGCTTTAGTATTCAGCAATCCACTGCGGGTTGGCTGTCATTTCTACAAATTTTTGAGCCGGGATGGCAAATTTTAATGGCACATGGTTTAGCATCTGGTTGGATTGATTGGAATGGTAAACGTTATGAATTTACCAATGCTCCAGCCTACGGCGAGAAGAATTGGGGAGGCGCTTTCCCGCAAAAATGGTTTTGGGTAAACTGTAATAGCTTTGAAGGCGAACCAGATCTCGCCCTCACTGCAGGCGGAGGAAGGCGTGGTGTTTTGTGGTGGATGGAATCTGTAGCGATGGTAGGCTTGCACTATCAAGGGAAGTTTTACGAATTTGTACCTTGGAACTCCCAAGTCAGTTGGAATATCAGCCCTTGGGGAAAATGGCAAATTCAAGCAAAAAATTCCCGTTATGAAGTTGAGGTAATAGGGACTACCAATTTACCGGGCACTCCTCTACGTGCGCCAACAACTGATGGTTTAATCTTCTGCTGTCGGGACACAATGCAAGGCGAGTTAAATTTAGAACTGCGAGACAATAATACGGAAAAAGGAAAAACTATCCTGAGGGCAAGCACCTTCCTGTGTGGATTAGAGATAGGAGGTAGAGGCTGGGAAAACTCCTGGCAGTCCCGCTAAAAGTGGTATCATGGTAATGATGTTATTTTTCTGGGGCTGTAGCTCAGTTGGATAGAGCGAGCGCCTCCTGAAGTTTCGGGCACCATAGAGGAAACTCTATGAGTGAATGTGGTTAAATTCGGTGAACCCTAAAGAGTTAGAACTCCCTCATGGGAAAACTATAAGGGAATACCGAGCCAAGCCCAAAAATTTGAGATTTGAGATTTAAGATTTGAAATTTTATTTATGGAATCCAAAATCCAAAATCCAAAATCTAAAATCGAGGGAAGGTGTAGAGACTAGTAAGCCACCGCCTAAAGGTACAAAACCTATGGTGAAGGTATAGTCCGGAGAGTGGGGAAACTCACACAAATCTGAAGCGCTAGGCCGCCGGTTCGAATCTGGCCAGTCCCGTTAAAAAGTTAAATGAAGTTAGTAGATAGTGGTGAGTTGTTAGTAGATAGTAGTTGGTAGGTAAAGTACCGATTCACTAAGTCTTTTCCCCTACTTCTGTCAGAACGCATAGCTTCACGCCCCTACTAACAACTGTAAGGGCGCAAAACCTTACGCCCAACTAGCAACTGTAAGGGCGTAATGCCTTGCGTCCCTACTAACAACTAACCTTTTTTCAAAGAAAAACTTTTGTTCAAACAGTCACTCTTTGATAGAACCTTGAGCAAGCCACCATTGAAAGCTATTTCTTCTCGGTTTATGCTATTAGCCCTACCAGTGATGCTTTGGTGGGGTTACAAAGAAATGCAAAGCCAATTTGCGCGACCCCAAGCTATTTTAGTGTTGGGTGGTTCAACATCAAAGTTAGAGCGAGAGAAATTTACAGCAGATCTGGCTCGCCAAAACCCACACTTACCTATTTGGATTACTGGAGGTAGCCCACCAACGATCACCAAAAGAGTATTTAGAAAAGCTGGAATCGATCCGAAGCGTTTGCATTTAGACTATAGGGCGCAAAATACAGTAGAAAACTTTACAACGCTTGTTGATGATTTAGAAAAAAGAGGGATTAAGAGCGTCTATCTCGTAACTTCAGACTACCACATGCGTCGCGCCCGTGTTATAGGCAAAATTATTTTAGGTAGTCGGGGCATTAATATTAAACCAGTGTCAGTTCCTTCTAGAACATCTCCCGAACCAATTGAAAAATCTATTCGCGATGGGGTAAGAGCAATTGTTTGGATAGCAACTGGTTATGCAGGGAGTGAAGAACTTCAAAAATACAAGCAGTGAAATATCAATTCACAAAATAACTTCATTTTGTAGTATGGGGTATCTTTACTCGATACTTCTTAAGGACGGGTAAGGATACCCATCCCACAAAAGATTTTGGGATATTTCTTATTTGAAATTCCTCAGATAAAAACCTATGCTGCTATCTTCTCTTGCACCAGGACAAATGGTTGTACGATTAGAGTATTAAATCGTTTTTCTTGTTGCATATTCCATTCTCCTACCTGAGTGGCAGAAGGTTTAGCAATCAAGGCTTCATCAATCCAGACTTGCACTTCGGAAACGCGATCGCTAGCTATTGCGACTCCCACATCTAACAAGTCAAGTCCTTCTGCAACGACAATTACTGCATCGCGTTGTACGTGAGGAATTAGCCATGACCACTCGGCTTCATCCAAATTTTCTGTTAACTCTGCTCTCAAATCTTGATTGGTCATTTGACTAAACCTCTGACTTCATTTCATCAATTTCAAATAAAGAAACTATAACACCAGCGATAGGAATAGAAATAAAAATTCCTAACAATCCGGCAACTTTAGCACCTACAAGTAAAGCAAAAAATACCACAACAGGGTTTAGGTTGAGCGCTCCTTGCATAATTCTAGGTGAAATTAAGTTATCTTGTATTTGTTGAAGAATAATACAAGCAACTAGTACTTTAAGAGCTAGCCAAACACTTTGAGAGAAGACAATAAGTGTAATCACACTGACTCCTAATGTAGCTCCTATACCAGGTATAATATCAAGCAATCCAACTACAACTGATAGTATTAATGCAAAAGGTACATTAAGGACTAGAAATACAAGGAAAGAGCAAGATGTCAGAAACAATGTCAAGATTAACTGACCGCGAAAAAAACCTAAAAAATTACGTTTTATGATACGTGTAAATCTATCTCGCCTTCTTGGCGGTACTCCTTTTATAATAAATTGCCAAAGTTTTTCTCCGTCAAGCAGCATAAAAAAAGCAACAACGGCAATTAAGATAAAAGTTACAAAGTTAGTAATGAAGCTTTGAAAAATATTCAAGCTTGTAACAAGCATGGATATAGCTTGGTTTCGCAGCTGTTCTTCTATAGCACTTAAATCAATTTGTAAATTCCGACTGCGAAGAAACTCCTCTAGGCGATCGACTAAGGGGACCAAAGAGTTCAAAAAAGCAGTGACGCTATCAATTAATTGTTGTCCTTGAGATAAAACAGTTAAACCAACTGTAATCGTCAAAGCACTCAGAACAACAAGACTCAGTAAGAAAATGACAACAACTGCTATGCTATGAGGTAAAAAATGCCTCAGCCATTGTACGGGATAGCTAAGTAAAAAGGCTAGAATCGCAGCAAATGAGAAAATAACAATGACTGATTCAAAGTAACCCAGAAGTTGTACAATTGCCCAGCCAGATGCTACTAGAAGTAAAAAACGAACTAGCGCCAGATTATTCAGGCGGTTCCAAAAATCACTGGCATCAAAACCGCTCATATATAGGTTTGGAAAGCTTTGTAAAATCTCCTATTAGACTGACATAACTCAAGCAACAATTGCCACTTCCTTTAAGCAGATTTCCGATCGCTCAAACAGAAAATATGTAGGATGCTCAATGCCCACTGTTAGGCATAAATGGTAGGCATTGCCAACCTTACAAGTTAGAAAAATACCAAATACCCCTCAACGTCCTAAATCGTGAAGGGTATTAATTGCTGCTGCACACTGTTTTGTAATAGCTTCCAATTCTTCTTTATCAGTTGAACTAGGAGCATTAATTAACTCGCCAATTCTTACCGTGACTGGAACCGGGCGAGGAGTTATCGCTCCTTTTTGCTCAATAGCCTGAGTACCCCACAAACATACAGGTAAAAGAGGCGCTTTTGCCTTAGCAGCAATCAGTGCAGCACCTCGCTTTGGATCTGTGATACGTCCATCAGGGGTACGAGTGCCTTGTAAAAAAACGCCTACAGCCCACCCCTCATCCAAATATTTTAAGGCAGCGCGAATGGCAGTGCGATCGGCACTACCCCGGCTGACTGGATAAGCCCCATACAACTCAATAGCTTGTTTTAAAATTGGGATTTTAAAAAGTTCTTCCTTTGCCATGTAAGCGACAGGACGGCGCATATAGTTAGAAACAAGTGGCGGATCGTAGTTACTGGCGTGATTGCTTACCACCACAAGTGGTCCGCTTTGAGGAACGTTTTCAGCACCATAGACTCGCCCTCGAAAGTAGACTCGGAGCATGGGGCTAACAACTGACCACTTAAAGGCGTAGTAAAGTAAGAGACTGGCAAATGGTTCGCGGTTTCGAGACATAGGGTCATGGTGAGTGGTTGGTGGTTAGTGGTTAGTAGTTGACAACTAACCATTAACCACTCACTAAGTCAGCTGTAGAACGGATATTTTCTAAAATTAAACCAGAGCAAGTGCGTTTAATCAGACCAGTCAGGACATTACCAGGTCCAATTTCCACAACTCGCTCAACTCCATTATCAGGCAATGCCAGGGCAATTTCTCTCCACCGCACTCCACCTGTCATTTGTTGCCTTAAACGTTGTTTTAAAACATCTGCATCAGCAGATGGAACAGGATCGACATTTGATAAAACTGGTATTTTTGCTGGTTGAAACTTTACGGAATCAAGCGCGTGTTGGAACTCAGCTGCAACTTCTGCCATCAAAGGTGAATGAAACGCACCAGAAACATTTAGGGGTAATGCGCGTTTTGCCTTGACTTGGGACATAACTGCTTGAACAGCTTCTGGAGTACCAGAAATAACAACC
It encodes the following:
- a CDS encoding DnaJ domain-containing protein, with translation MSDRLDIKRAYDILGLTPDASPEDVKLAYRKLAKTWHPDRFSEAEQKQEAEEKIKRINQAYELLKFIKPSLAKASASRGGTSTGKTTIYSNRSDAETFYKWGMEQAQRKNYIEAIENFTQAIRLNPNYFEAYKYRGLACSKMGWENRAASDFRNAARLEREARKYQSAPPASKSPKNPSQPSSETSVFTSPWKCVRTLNHANWVLAIAISPDGQTFASGSSDNTIKIWHLNTGKVLHTLIGHHKWVRCLAFSPDSKTLVSGSDDCSVMIWEVATGKLLKTLKIHSTPIFSLVLSLDGQFIFSGGRDTTIKITHIAIEQLLHVLKGHSYSINSLAISPNGEVLASGSGDNSIKIWQIKSKKLLHTFNKHLGRVTCVAIASNGQILASGSYDKTIKLWDINTGKQNNSLTGHSDSVLSVAISPDSQQIASGSADRSVKFWQTDTGEHLYTIGHHSDSVNAVAFSPDGKTLISSSRDTTIKIWQS
- a CDS encoding tocopherol cyclase family protein; the protein is MLTFLRNPYHSVQTPHSGYHWDGMSRRFFEGWYYRVTLPQEGQTFAFMYSIEDPKGNQPHSGGAAQILGPNDEYLWRTFPDTSKFWGSPQRLGLGHWGKTNRKTQPTYLHPEEFERDILEGYQATATLNQGFIKDPASGQYCRWQYEIQPIYGWGDRFSIQQSTAGWLSFLQIFEPGWQILMAHGLASGWIDWNGKRYEFTNAPAYGEKNWGGAFPQKWFWVNCNSFEGEPDLALTAGGGRRGVLWWMESVAMVGLHYQGKFYEFVPWNSQVSWNISPWGKWQIQAKNSRYEVEVIGTTNLPGTPLRAPTTDGLIFCCRDTMQGELNLELRDNNTEKGKTILRASTFLCGLEIGGRGWENSWQSR
- a CDS encoding YdcF family protein, with translation MLLALPVMLWWGYKEMQSQFARPQAILVLGGSTSKLEREKFTADLARQNPHLPIWITGGSPPTITKRVFRKAGIDPKRLHLDYRAQNTVENFTTLVDDLEKRGIKSVYLVTSDYHMRRARVIGKIILGSRGINIKPVSVPSRTSPEPIEKSIRDGVRAIVWIATGYAGSEELQKYKQ
- a CDS encoding DUF2288 domain-containing protein, encoding MTNQDLRAELTENLDEAEWSWLIPHVQRDAVIVVAEGLDLLDVGVAIASDRVSEVQVWIDEALIAKPSATQVGEWNMQQEKRFNTLIVQPFVLVQEKIAA
- a CDS encoding AI-2E family transporter; the protein is MSGFDASDFWNRLNNLALVRFLLLVASGWAIVQLLGYFESVIVIFSFAAILAFLLSYPVQWLRHFLPHSIAVVVIFLLSLVVLSALTITVGLTVLSQGQQLIDSVTAFLNSLVPLVDRLEEFLRSRNLQIDLSAIEEQLRNQAISMLVTSLNIFQSFITNFVTFILIAVVAFFMLLDGEKLWQFIIKGVPPRRRDRFTRIIKRNFLGFFRGQLILTLFLTSCSFLVFLVLNVPFALILSVVVGLLDIIPGIGATLGVSVITLIVFSQSVWLALKVLVACIILQQIQDNLISPRIMQGALNLNPVVVFFALLVGAKVAGLLGIFISIPIAGVIVSLFEIDEMKSEV
- a CDS encoding lysophospholipid acyltransferase family protein, with the translated sequence MSRNREPFASLLLYYAFKWSVVSPMLRVYFRGRVYGAENVPQSGPLVVVSNHASNYDPPLVSNYMRRPVAYMAKEELFKIPILKQAIELYGAYPVSRGSADRTAIRAALKYLDEGWAVGVFLQGTRTPDGRITDPKRGAALIAAKAKAPLLPVCLWGTQAIEQKGAITPRPVPVTVRIGELINAPSSTDKEELEAITKQCAAAINTLHDLGR